The Coprothermobacter sp. genome has a segment encoding these proteins:
- a CDS encoding pyruvate, phosphate dikinase, with protein MDQRKFVYDFEEGGKEMKTILGGKGAGLAEMTKIGLPVPPGFTISTEMCPEYLKVGEIPETLKNEIREHLARLEGKLGKKFGSEQNPLLVSVRSGAAVSMPGMMDTILNLGLNIETVEGLAMLTENPRFAWDSYRRFTQMYGNVVLGIEHNGFEAILAEQKQLQGITLDTDLSVDGLKALVQKYFALVQEKTGKPFPQDPMDQLLGAVGAVFRSWNTERAITYRKIEKISGLIGTAVTIQSMVFGNMGNDSATGVCFTRDNSTGAKRFSGEYLVNAQGEDVVAGIRTPKNIDQMETEIPETYKRLVEVSLLLEKHYRDMQDMEFTVERGTLFMLQTRNAKRSPVAAVKVAVDMVVEGLLTKEEAVMRVTPTQLDTLLHPQVDPQAKVQVIARAIPASPGAGYGKVIFESKKAAELGEAGEKVILVRQDTSPEDIDGISKAQATLTTRGGASAHAALVARGLGKPCVVGADQIKLNSAEKTFVANGVTVHEGDVITVNGTTGEVILGQAPMVDAEQTAELATLLGYADGIRRLGVRANADTPANAHKARAFGAEGIGLCRTERMFNDPERLPLMQEMVIAGSLEERTPALEKLLPMQRDDFEKILEAMDGFPVIIRLLDPPLHEFLPQIDRLTEEMAEAETAHDEARIAYLKKVMKRYNELKEFNPMIGFRGCRVGIVYPDIYQLQVRAIAEATATLVKRGLHPMPEIMLPLVGHVNEIKVLKPLVQEELDKVFEREGITVAVKIGTMVEVPRACLTADEIAEYAEFFSFGTNDLTQTTYAYSRDDAAGTFLPTYLESKVLDVDPFQTIDRKGVGKLIRIAVVLGRQTNPRIEIGICGEQGGEPDSIDFCHTSGLDYVSCSAPRVPVARLAAAQAVIKNRPATS; from the coding sequence ATGGACCAGCGGAAGTTTGTCTACGATTTCGAAGAAGGCGGCAAAGAGATGAAGACCATCCTCGGAGGAAAGGGAGCAGGCCTCGCAGAGATGACGAAGATCGGGCTTCCCGTACCTCCCGGTTTCACGATCTCGACGGAGATGTGCCCCGAGTACCTCAAGGTCGGCGAGATCCCTGAGACTCTGAAGAATGAGATCAGAGAACACCTTGCCAGACTCGAAGGCAAGCTTGGCAAGAAGTTCGGCTCAGAGCAGAACCCGCTGCTCGTGTCCGTTCGCTCCGGTGCGGCGGTCTCGATGCCCGGCATGATGGACACCATCCTCAACCTCGGACTCAACATCGAGACCGTGGAAGGTCTTGCGATGCTGACTGAGAATCCGCGTTTTGCGTGGGACTCCTACCGTAGATTCACTCAGATGTATGGCAACGTCGTGCTTGGTATCGAGCACAACGGCTTCGAGGCCATACTGGCAGAACAGAAGCAGCTTCAGGGTATCACGCTGGATACCGACCTCTCCGTCGACGGCCTGAAGGCCCTCGTCCAGAAGTACTTTGCCCTTGTTCAGGAAAAGACCGGCAAGCCCTTCCCGCAGGATCCAATGGACCAGTTGCTCGGGGCAGTGGGCGCCGTTTTCCGCTCATGGAATACCGAGCGAGCCATCACCTACCGCAAAATCGAGAAGATTTCGGGTCTCATCGGCACAGCCGTGACAATCCAGTCCATGGTCTTCGGCAACATGGGCAACGACTCGGCAACGGGCGTGTGTTTCACCCGTGACAATTCCACCGGAGCCAAGCGCTTTTCGGGCGAATATCTTGTCAACGCTCAGGGTGAAGACGTCGTTGCCGGCATTCGCACGCCCAAGAATATCGACCAGATGGAAACAGAGATACCCGAAACATACAAGCGTCTCGTCGAGGTATCACTGCTGCTGGAGAAACACTATCGTGACATGCAGGATATGGAGTTCACCGTAGAACGAGGCACACTGTTCATGCTGCAGACCCGCAATGCCAAACGGAGCCCGGTCGCAGCCGTCAAGGTCGCAGTCGACATGGTCGTCGAGGGTCTCCTCACAAAGGAAGAAGCCGTGATGCGGGTGACTCCCACCCAGCTCGACACCCTGTTGCATCCACAGGTAGACCCACAGGCCAAGGTTCAGGTCATTGCCAGGGCAATTCCTGCTTCACCAGGTGCCGGGTATGGAAAGGTCATTTTCGAGTCAAAGAAGGCCGCCGAGCTTGGAGAAGCAGGAGAGAAGGTTATTCTTGTTCGTCAGGACACGTCTCCCGAGGACATCGACGGTATCTCCAAGGCTCAGGCGACATTGACGACGCGTGGTGGTGCCTCGGCGCATGCAGCACTTGTGGCGCGTGGTCTCGGCAAGCCGTGTGTGGTTGGCGCCGATCAGATAAAGCTCAACAGCGCCGAGAAAACCTTCGTGGCTAATGGCGTGACCGTCCACGAAGGCGACGTCATCACGGTGAACGGCACCACTGGCGAAGTCATCCTTGGTCAGGCCCCCATGGTGGATGCCGAGCAGACAGCCGAACTTGCGACCCTCCTTGGCTATGCAGACGGCATCCGCCGTCTCGGCGTGCGTGCCAATGCAGACACGCCCGCAAATGCCCACAAGGCACGCGCTTTTGGTGCAGAGGGCATTGGCTTGTGTCGCACGGAGCGTATGTTCAACGATCCTGAGCGTCTGCCCCTCATGCAAGAGATGGTCATCGCGGGTTCGCTCGAAGAGCGCACCCCCGCCCTCGAGAAACTGCTTCCGATGCAGCGCGACGACTTCGAGAAGATCCTTGAGGCCATGGACGGTTTCCCTGTCATCATCCGCCTGCTGGACCCGCCTCTCCACGAGTTCCTTCCCCAGATAGACCGACTCACGGAGGAAATGGCCGAGGCAGAGACGGCTCACGACGAAGCTCGCATCGCCTATCTGAAGAAGGTCATGAAGCGGTACAACGAGCTGAAGGAGTTCAACCCGATGATTGGGTTCCGCGGCTGCCGTGTTGGAATCGTGTATCCCGACATCTACCAGCTGCAGGTCCGTGCAATCGCCGAGGCCACCGCCACACTGGTCAAGCGAGGATTGCACCCGATGCCCGAGATCATGCTTCCCCTGGTGGGTCACGTCAACGAGATCAAGGTACTCAAGCCGCTGGTTCAGGAAGAGCTCGACAAGGTGTTCGAGCGCGAGGGCATCACGGTTGCCGTGAAGATCGGCACCATGGTTGAAGTGCCACGCGCATGCCTGACCGCAGACGAGATCGCCGAGTACGCCGAGTTCTTCAGCTTCGGCACCAACGACCTCACCCAGACGACGTATGCCTATAGCCGTGACGATGCCGCAGGCACGTTCCTGCCAACCTACCTCGAGTCGAAGGTCCTGGACGTCGACCCATTCCAGACCATCGACCGGAAAGGCGTGGGCAAGCTCATCCGCATCGCGGTGGTCCTTGGCCGCCAGACGAACCCCCGCATTGAAATCGGTATCTGCGGGGAACAGGGAGGTGAGCCTGATTCGATCGACTTCTGCCACACCTCCGGGCTCGACTACGTTTCCTGCTCGGCACCGCGAGTACCCGTTGCGCGCCTTGCAGCTGCACAGGCCGTCATCAAGAACAGGCCGGCCACCAGCTAG